The following proteins are encoded in a genomic region of Dyadobacter sp. UC 10:
- a CDS encoding M1 family metallopeptidase codes for MKFNVLLLLSIAVISKVSAQSDRWQQRVKYQMEIDFDAAKHQYKGTQKLTYSNNSPDTLHKVFYHLYLNAFQPGSQMDVRSRTIADPDARVKDRISKLSPTEIGYEKVLSLKHNGKAVKYEVVGTILEVTLTEKILPKTQHTFEMEFEAQVPVQIRRTGRNNKEGIDYSMAQWYPKMSEYDYEGWHANPYIAREFYGIWGDFDVKIKMDAAYTIAATGYLQNPDKIGHGYTEKVVNHKSGEKLTWHFIAPEVHDFMWAADRNYKHDVVKLDENLDLHFFYQPENDSIIRNWKDMQPMAVRCFQIMNEKFGRYPYKQYSVIQGGDGGMEYPMGTLILGRQRLSGLVGVTVHESIHSWFQMILGTNESKYAWMDEGFTTYAENLVMADLFPSKNDAQRASTASYRSLAKSGLEEPLTTHSDHYNSNRAYSVGAYSKGAVFLNQLGYIIGQDKLASGMKRYFNEWKFKHPNPNDLKRIMEKESGLELDWYLEDFVGTTKTIDYGIKEVVSNGAKTDVVIERIGQMPMPLDVVAVYKDGTQEHFYIPLEIMRGEKMEKLYSKTTLLTDWGWTYPEYNFSIDRNLGDISLIVIDPSQRMADINPDNNIYPSLPTGSPRFKGGPAK; via the coding sequence ATGAAATTTAATGTATTGCTGCTGCTTTCAATAGCTGTTATTTCGAAGGTTTCAGCACAAAGCGACCGTTGGCAACAGCGCGTCAAATATCAGATGGAAATTGATTTTGACGCCGCCAAACACCAGTACAAGGGAACTCAAAAGCTTACATACAGCAACAATTCACCGGATACCCTCCACAAGGTTTTTTATCATCTGTATCTCAATGCATTTCAGCCGGGAAGCCAGATGGATGTCCGTTCCCGGACAATTGCCGACCCCGATGCGCGCGTGAAGGACAGGATCTCCAAATTATCGCCGACCGAAATCGGTTATGAAAAGGTGCTTTCGTTAAAACACAATGGTAAGGCTGTTAAATACGAAGTCGTAGGGACGATTCTTGAAGTTACTTTGACGGAAAAAATTCTTCCTAAAACACAGCACACATTTGAAATGGAATTCGAAGCGCAGGTACCTGTCCAGATCCGCCGTACAGGCCGTAATAACAAGGAGGGAATCGACTATTCGATGGCGCAATGGTATCCCAAAATGTCTGAATATGATTACGAAGGCTGGCATGCCAATCCTTACATTGCCAGGGAATTTTATGGTATTTGGGGTGATTTCGATGTGAAGATCAAAATGGATGCGGCCTATACGATTGCCGCGACGGGTTATTTGCAAAATCCGGACAAAATCGGACACGGATATACAGAAAAAGTAGTAAACCATAAGTCCGGCGAAAAGCTGACCTGGCATTTCATAGCACCCGAAGTCCACGATTTTATGTGGGCAGCGGACCGAAATTACAAGCATGATGTGGTGAAACTGGACGAAAATCTGGATCTCCACTTTTTTTATCAGCCTGAAAATGATAGCATCATTAGGAACTGGAAAGATATGCAGCCGATGGCCGTGCGTTGTTTTCAGATTATGAATGAGAAATTTGGCAGGTATCCTTACAAGCAATATTCAGTGATCCAGGGCGGGGACGGTGGAATGGAATATCCGATGGGTACTTTAATCCTGGGTCGCCAGCGCCTGTCGGGGCTGGTGGGAGTAACTGTTCATGAATCTATCCACAGCTGGTTCCAAATGATTTTGGGTACCAATGAATCGAAATATGCTTGGATGGATGAAGGTTTCACGACCTACGCCGAAAACCTCGTGATGGCGGATCTTTTTCCTTCAAAAAACGACGCGCAGCGGGCTAGCACTGCCAGCTACCGCAGTTTGGCGAAATCCGGCCTGGAAGAACCTTTGACTACACATTCCGATCACTATAATAGCAACCGCGCGTATTCTGTGGGGGCCTATTCCAAAGGGGCCGTTTTCCTGAACCAGCTGGGTTACATTATCGGACAGGATAAGCTGGCGAGCGGTATGAAACGTTATTTCAACGAATGGAAATTCAAACACCCCAATCCCAACGACCTGAAACGGATCATGGAAAAAGAGTCGGGGCTCGAACTGGACTGGTACCTGGAAGATTTTGTCGGTACTACCAAAACCATCGACTATGGAATCAAGGAAGTGGTTTCGAATGGGGCGAAAACTGATGTGGTGATCGAACGGATCGGCCAAATGCCAATGCCGCTGGACGTAGTGGCGGTTTACAAAGATGGTACCCAGGAACACTTTTACATTCCGCTGGAAATCATGCGGGGCGAGAAAATGGAGAAATTGTATTCGAAAACTACGTTACTGACAGACTGGGGCTGGACTTATCCCGAGTATAACTTTTCTATCGATCGAAACCTTGGAGACATTTCACTGATCGTGATCGACCCGAGCCAGAGAATGGCGGACATTAATCCCGATAATAATATCTACCCTTCGCTACCTACCGGATCTCCGCGTTTCAAAGGAGGCCCGGCCAAATAA
- a CDS encoding TonB-dependent receptor domain-containing protein yields the protein MKFLLNLTVALLLTGSFAFAQNTEPAPGQGKVSGSILDEKSQAFPFVNVLLLKAKDSTLVKGLAADENGKFLFDQVATGKYLALVSMVGYQKNYSRIFTVDNNVVALPVFNLKTETQALNEVTVVAKKPFIEQEIDRTVVNVENSIVSAGATALEVLERAPGVTVDQQNEQLKLRGKEGVIVQIDGKQTFLSQQELITLLRNTPSDNIEKIELITNPSAKYDAAGNSGIINIKMKRNKNYGTNGNINLGGAWARYGRGNATATVNHRAGKVSSFISGGAFLNKGFNNNDIYRTIPFEDKVTIFDQRTERINKSQYYNVRAGVDYFATDKTTVGVLVSGFYNEFSNPFGQTNTRILNEDLSLQRTFRTKVYNGGKMNNISTNLNLKHQFNDKGKELTFDVDYVRYGGKKSSNLDTKYYLPSGQQDGSPETVRNNMPSDIDIAVAKLDYAQPLWKGKFETGLKSSFVASDNDMVFETKADDWVLDPTRSNRFKYTENVNAAYVNYNGSLTKKLKYQLGLRGEHTHSIGNSVTLNQKRDRNYINFFPSVFLSNQLDTNNVLNLSYSRRIDRPNYQSLNPFEFYLDPYTFQRGNPNLKPQYTNSFQLVHVYKNFLNTTIAYSRIKDMIADELPQQIASENKTFVTSDNLDNQDNVSLTISFPIKVAKWWNVQTNFTGVYNHYNSVYLEEKLEIKQASWNMYAANQFTISKTWSGEISGWYNSRAFYGLYQAKPMGMINAGLQKNIWNKKGTIRLNVNDIFWTNRFRGRAVYKDIDFFVKSQWPSRQFRLTFTYNFGNQNVKGARQRNTGSDDLQKRANGGS from the coding sequence ATGAAGTTTTTATTAAACCTAACTGTAGCGTTGCTGCTTACTGGAAGTTTTGCGTTCGCCCAAAACACGGAACCGGCTCCGGGCCAGGGAAAAGTCTCCGGGTCCATTCTTGACGAAAAATCACAGGCATTTCCATTTGTGAATGTGTTGCTGCTGAAAGCCAAAGACTCCACACTTGTGAAGGGCCTGGCAGCCGACGAAAATGGCAAGTTCCTGTTCGATCAGGTCGCGACCGGCAAATATCTGGCACTTGTTTCCATGGTTGGTTACCAAAAGAATTACAGCAGGATATTTACGGTAGACAACAATGTGGTCGCTCTGCCCGTCTTCAATCTGAAAACAGAAACACAGGCACTGAATGAAGTAACTGTTGTGGCAAAAAAACCATTTATCGAGCAGGAGATTGATCGCACGGTTGTGAATGTGGAAAACAGCATTGTTTCCGCCGGTGCCACTGCACTTGAAGTGTTGGAAAGGGCTCCGGGCGTGACGGTAGACCAGCAAAATGAGCAATTAAAATTACGGGGAAAAGAAGGCGTGATCGTGCAGATTGACGGAAAACAGACCTTTTTATCCCAACAGGAACTCATCACACTTTTACGCAATACGCCCAGCGACAATATTGAAAAGATTGAACTGATCACCAACCCTTCGGCGAAATACGATGCCGCTGGAAACTCGGGGATCATCAACATCAAAATGAAGCGCAACAAGAATTACGGAACAAATGGAAATATCAATCTGGGAGGGGCGTGGGCACGTTACGGAAGAGGAAATGCGACGGCGACCGTCAACCACAGAGCCGGAAAAGTAAGCTCATTCATCAGCGGAGGCGCATTTTTAAACAAAGGGTTCAATAATAACGACATTTACAGAACCATTCCTTTTGAAGACAAAGTAACGATTTTCGACCAGCGCACCGAGCGTATAAACAAGTCACAATACTATAACGTGCGTGCTGGAGTCGATTATTTTGCAACAGACAAAACCACGGTTGGGGTGCTGGTTTCCGGATTTTACAATGAGTTCAGTAATCCTTTCGGACAAACCAATACCCGAATTCTGAACGAGGACCTGAGTTTGCAACGCACGTTCCGTACCAAGGTTTACAATGGCGGCAAGATGAACAATATCAGCACTAACCTCAACCTCAAACACCAGTTCAATGACAAAGGCAAAGAGCTGACATTTGATGTAGATTACGTGCGGTATGGAGGCAAAAAGAGCAGTAACCTCGACACCAAATATTATCTCCCCAGCGGTCAGCAGGACGGAAGCCCCGAAACAGTTCGCAACAATATGCCTTCGGACATCGATATCGCAGTAGCGAAACTGGATTACGCACAGCCGCTCTGGAAAGGTAAATTTGAAACCGGATTGAAATCCAGCTTTGTGGCTTCCGATAATGATATGGTTTTCGAAACCAAAGCCGACGACTGGGTACTCGACCCTACCCGCTCCAACCGTTTCAAATACACGGAGAATGTGAATGCGGCTTATGTGAATTACAATGGAAGTCTTACAAAAAAGTTGAAATACCAGCTGGGTCTTCGCGGTGAACACACGCATTCGATAGGTAATTCGGTGACTTTAAATCAGAAGCGCGACAGAAACTATATCAACTTTTTCCCAAGCGTGTTTTTGTCTAACCAGCTCGATACCAACAATGTGCTGAACCTATCGTACAGCCGCCGGATCGACCGTCCAAATTACCAGTCACTTAATCCGTTCGAATTTTATCTCGATCCATATACTTTCCAGAGAGGAAATCCAAACCTTAAACCACAGTATACCAACTCGTTCCAGCTTGTTCACGTTTACAAAAATTTCCTGAATACAACGATCGCTTACAGCCGGATCAAGGATATGATCGCCGACGAACTGCCACAGCAAATTGCTTCGGAAAATAAAACTTTTGTAACGTCAGACAACCTTGACAACCAGGATAATGTCAGTCTTACGATATCCTTTCCGATAAAGGTCGCGAAATGGTGGAATGTGCAGACAAATTTCACAGGGGTATACAACCATTACAATTCAGTATATCTGGAAGAGAAGCTGGAAATCAAGCAGGCATCCTGGAATATGTATGCAGCCAACCAGTTTACTATCTCAAAAACCTGGTCAGGCGAGATTTCGGGCTGGTACAACAGCCGCGCTTTTTACGGACTGTATCAGGCTAAACCGATGGGAATGATAAATGCCGGATTGCAAAAGAACATCTGGAATAAAAAAGGAACAATTCGTTTGAACGTCAACGATATATTCTGGACAAACAGGTTCCGCGGAAGAGCAGTGTATAAGGATATTGATTTCTTCGTGAAATCACAGTGGCCGAGCCGCCAGTTCAGGCTCACATTCACCTACAATTTTGGCAATCAAAATGTGAAAGGTGCCCGCCAGCGAAATACCGGATCTGACGATCTGCAAAAACGCGCTAACGGCGGAAGTTAG
- a CDS encoding DUF5686 and carboxypeptidase regulatory-like domain-containing protein, whose amino-acid sequence MRFASLLIILVGLQSQLIAGGLKGRISTAQGEALSYAGIAVKGTSNGTMANEEGEYEFALEPGSYEIIFQFLGFKTVSKNVTVGADFVELNITMEEQALNLNEAVVGKSKEDPAYSIMRRAIAKARFHQLQVRGYTAKVYSRSTALPTKIPYLLEKRLKKEGIQEGKAFINESVAEIKYRRPNSYSQRILSTRNSLDNSIPSPNDYILASLYSPEIAGTISPLSPKAFSYYRFEYEGYFEDQGQMVNKIRVIPKAYGEGVFKGSLFILEDRWAIHSYNLQTTTRGLNISAKQIFSPIQNVWIPVNQQFRLDGSYLGFSGEFKYLVSLSYQKLDVDPGLKEDIVINDHKKAPETAATKQTQNLDNLIKEQKEFSTKNFRKLTRKYEKEQKKQNNAGISDSRLVRSDSIVIDSMANKRDTTYWQTLRPVPLTKSEVTSYRIQDSIKVVKDLKNEKKRPDSLYFKPTHLITGNTYSLGNRNTFYFKSPIWAISYNTVEGNSVNLITEWTKRWGKSYFVSARPLIRYSLGRKRLYGNLETNVGNNKWNLSLSGGEMASQINNNNPVPPLPNSMAARFFDRNFMKLYQKQFGKIEFTLRNIADVFTLNAGLEFEHRKELFNLENAKPIFSWDKYSYTPNRPINKELRNTGFPEHNATVLDLTATIRPWRRFLIKNGEKRYLRSRGPSFIVNYKNGLAFAGDVDYSLLQGTIRQNLNLGPRSNLEYFVNGGGFLSKNQMYFPDFRHFMGNEFFFQYAYPPDQFRMLPYYTYSTASRFLQAHATFSTQRFVITRIEALRTTGISETLQLHYLKVPTIRNYTEVVYGIDDILRILRLEAVAQFHGSKFQGMGWRFGTSIRFGR is encoded by the coding sequence ATGCGCTTCGCGTCGCTTCTCATCATTCTTGTTGGCTTACAGTCGCAGTTAATCGCGGGCGGATTAAAAGGCCGTATCTCTACGGCACAAGGAGAGGCGCTTTCCTACGCCGGCATTGCCGTAAAAGGCACAAGCAATGGAACCATGGCCAATGAAGAAGGCGAATACGAATTCGCCCTGGAACCAGGATCTTACGAAATTATTTTCCAATTTTTAGGTTTCAAAACTGTTTCGAAAAATGTGACGGTCGGTGCTGATTTTGTGGAGCTGAATATTACAATGGAAGAGCAGGCGCTGAATCTAAACGAAGCGGTTGTAGGCAAATCCAAAGAAGATCCGGCATACAGCATTATGCGCCGTGCGATCGCCAAGGCCAGATTTCACCAGCTTCAGGTGAGAGGTTACACAGCCAAGGTTTATTCGAGAAGCACTGCATTGCCTACAAAAATCCCGTACCTGCTCGAAAAAAGATTAAAAAAAGAAGGTATTCAGGAAGGGAAAGCGTTTATTAATGAGAGTGTTGCCGAAATAAAGTACCGCCGGCCGAACAGTTACAGTCAGCGCATTCTTTCTACCAGAAATAGCCTGGACAACAGCATTCCTTCTCCGAACGACTACATTCTCGCCAGCCTGTACAGCCCCGAAATTGCAGGCACGATTTCGCCACTTTCACCCAAAGCATTTTCCTATTATCGCTTTGAATATGAGGGTTATTTCGAGGATCAGGGGCAAATGGTGAACAAGATCCGGGTTATCCCGAAAGCTTATGGGGAAGGCGTATTTAAGGGCAGCTTGTTTATTCTGGAAGACCGCTGGGCAATCCATAGCTATAATTTGCAAACTACAACACGCGGCCTCAATATCTCTGCAAAGCAAATTTTCAGTCCGATCCAAAATGTCTGGATACCGGTCAACCAGCAATTCAGACTAGACGGGAGCTACCTGGGTTTTTCGGGTGAGTTCAAATACCTTGTCTCGTTATCTTATCAAAAGCTGGATGTTGATCCCGGTTTGAAGGAAGATATTGTCATCAATGATCACAAAAAAGCACCCGAAACTGCTGCAACCAAACAGACTCAAAATCTGGACAATCTAATCAAAGAGCAGAAGGAATTTTCAACCAAAAACTTCCGGAAACTCACAAGGAAATATGAAAAGGAGCAAAAAAAGCAAAATAATGCGGGGATAAGCGATAGCAGGCTGGTACGCTCGGATTCAATCGTCATAGATTCTATGGCCAACAAACGCGATACGACCTACTGGCAGACATTACGACCAGTTCCTTTGACGAAATCAGAAGTGACGAGCTATCGCATACAGGACAGCATTAAAGTTGTAAAAGATTTGAAGAATGAAAAAAAGCGGCCCGATTCGCTGTATTTCAAACCCACGCACCTGATAACCGGCAATACTTATTCCCTTGGAAACCGAAATACGTTTTATTTCAAAAGTCCAATCTGGGCGATCAGTTATAATACGGTTGAAGGCAATTCGGTCAACCTGATCACGGAATGGACAAAACGTTGGGGTAAGTCGTATTTCGTCAGCGCACGGCCTCTGATCCGCTATTCGCTTGGGCGCAAAAGGCTTTATGGAAACCTGGAAACGAATGTGGGCAATAACAAATGGAACCTGTCTTTGTCGGGCGGGGAAATGGCGAGTCAGATCAATAACAACAATCCGGTCCCGCCGCTGCCCAACAGTATGGCCGCGCGCTTTTTCGACCGGAATTTCATGAAACTATACCAGAAACAGTTTGGTAAAATCGAGTTTACGCTGCGCAATATCGCAGACGTTTTTACGCTCAATGCAGGTCTGGAATTCGAACACAGAAAAGAACTGTTTAATCTTGAAAATGCAAAACCGATCTTTTCCTGGGACAAATACAGCTATACCCCAAACCGGCCCATCAATAAAGAACTGCGCAATACCGGCTTCCCTGAGCATAATGCGACTGTCCTTGACCTCACTGCAACGATTCGTCCATGGCGTAGATTTCTGATTAAAAATGGGGAAAAACGTTACCTGCGCAGCCGCGGACCGTCTTTTATAGTTAATTACAAAAATGGACTCGCATTTGCCGGAGATGTTGATTACTCCTTATTGCAAGGCACAATTCGTCAGAATCTGAACCTGGGTCCAAGAAGTAATCTGGAATACTTCGTGAATGGAGGTGGATTTCTGAGTAAAAATCAAATGTACTTCCCTGATTTCCGGCATTTCATGGGCAATGAATTTTTCTTCCAATACGCTTATCCGCCCGATCAATTCAGAATGCTGCCTTATTATACTTATAGTACTGCTTCCCGATTCTTGCAGGCGCATGCGACCTTTTCGACACAGCGATTTGTCATTACCCGGATAGAAGCGTTGCGGACCACCGGCATTTCCGAGACGCTGCAACTGCATTATCTGAAAGTGCCGACGATCCGCAACTATACAGAGGTCGTTTACGGTATTGATGATATTCTCCGGATCCTCCGCCTGGAAGCCGTAGCCCAGTTTCACGGCAGCAAATTCCAGGGAATGGGCTGGCGGTTCGGTACGTCCATCCGGTTTGGCCGCTAA
- the asnB gene encoding asparagine synthase (glutamine-hydrolyzing), translating to MCGIAGFIDYNRESTQEILANITMEMRHRGPNASGCNTFESNAAKIGFGHQRLSIIDLSESGSQPMQFGHLWITFNGEIYNYENIRKELISDGHSFIGSSDTEVILHAFAQWGIACVNRFIGMFAFAIYDQKTETIHFVRDRVGIKPFFYYWHDGLFLFASELKAFHKHPKFKKAINFDAVAAFMQHGNVPTPYCIFDYTYKLQPGHFIKFDINNRAFEIKKYWDVYHTYNKPKLDISFQEAETETKSVLKSAFQYRMVSDVPVGVFLSGGYDSSCVTAILQEDRVEKLKTFTIAVPDIGLNESEYAKSISNYLGTEHYEYNCTRKDALELISDLPYYYDEPFGDQSAIPTMLLCKMASEEVTVALSADAGDEVFAGYSRYGFMMKHGSTLNRIPPLVRRGISGMMNVISADHIPVMRNRYNFHNRYEKFKSLLKDPSAKNVMLSLSQQFDENEISVLFYKNIKSLETAYLNNGLFQEFYTPLAHMMAIDYQTFLSDDVLQKVDRASMAYSLESREPFTDHRIIEWAAQLPDKYKYHNGEKKYILKEIVHKYVPKELMDRPKMGFQIPIENWLATDLKKQVLYYLSDEEIAKQGIFNPNVVRKLREGFLSGKKEYALKIWYLLMFQMWYEKWMN from the coding sequence ATGTGCGGCATTGCAGGATTCATAGATTATAACAGAGAATCAACCCAAGAAATCTTAGCTAACATAACGATGGAAATGCGCCACAGAGGGCCAAATGCATCGGGATGTAATACGTTCGAGTCAAATGCGGCGAAAATAGGGTTCGGCCACCAGCGACTTTCCATCATAGATCTATCTGAGTCCGGCAGCCAGCCCATGCAATTTGGCCACCTTTGGATTACATTTAACGGTGAGATCTATAATTACGAGAATATAAGAAAGGAACTGATTTCTGATGGCCACAGCTTTATCGGCAGTTCTGACACTGAGGTGATATTGCACGCTTTTGCTCAGTGGGGAATCGCCTGCGTCAACAGATTCATTGGCATGTTCGCCTTCGCGATATACGATCAAAAAACCGAAACGATACACTTCGTAAGAGACAGGGTTGGTATCAAACCATTTTTTTATTACTGGCATGACGGTCTCTTCTTATTCGCGTCCGAATTAAAAGCGTTTCACAAGCATCCGAAATTTAAAAAAGCGATCAACTTCGATGCAGTGGCGGCATTTATGCAACACGGAAACGTACCAACTCCTTATTGCATCTTCGACTATACCTACAAACTACAACCAGGACATTTTATAAAATTCGATATCAATAACAGAGCGTTCGAGATTAAGAAATATTGGGATGTTTATCATACTTATAACAAACCCAAATTAGACATTTCCTTTCAGGAGGCTGAGACGGAAACAAAAAGCGTATTAAAATCTGCGTTTCAGTACCGAATGGTATCTGATGTCCCGGTAGGCGTATTTTTGAGTGGCGGTTATGATAGCTCATGCGTCACCGCAATCTTGCAAGAAGATCGCGTCGAAAAGCTAAAGACGTTTACCATTGCCGTACCAGATATTGGCCTCAATGAGTCAGAGTATGCCAAAAGCATTTCCAACTATCTCGGCACAGAGCATTATGAATATAACTGTACCCGAAAGGATGCCCTGGAATTAATTTCCGATTTGCCTTATTACTATGACGAGCCTTTTGGTGATCAGAGCGCCATTCCTACCATGCTTTTGTGTAAAATGGCCTCGGAAGAAGTAACGGTAGCTTTGAGTGCAGATGCAGGAGACGAGGTTTTCGCAGGTTACAGTAGGTACGGATTTATGATGAAGCACGGCAGTACGCTTAATCGCATTCCGCCTCTTGTAAGAAGAGGGATTTCCGGAATGATGAATGTTATTTCTGCTGACCACATCCCTGTTATGAGAAATAGATACAATTTTCATAATCGGTATGAGAAATTCAAATCTTTGCTCAAAGATCCGTCAGCAAAGAATGTCATGTTAAGTCTCAGTCAGCAATTTGATGAAAATGAAATCAGTGTATTGTTTTACAAAAACATCAAATCGCTCGAAACAGCTTATCTGAATAATGGACTCTTTCAGGAATTCTACACGCCCCTTGCACACATGATGGCTATAGATTATCAGACGTTCCTGTCTGATGACGTGCTGCAAAAGGTAGACAGGGCATCTATGGCTTACAGCCTGGAGAGCCGGGAGCCCTTTACAGACCACCGCATCATCGAGTGGGCTGCTCAGTTACCTGACAAATACAAATATCACAACGGGGAGAAGAAGTATATTTTAAAAGAAATTGTTCATAAATATGTTCCAAAAGAGTTGATGGACCGTCCCAAGATGGGATTCCAAATTCCTATTGAAAATTGGTTAGCCACTGACTTGAAAAAACAGGTATTGTATTATTTGAGTGATGAGGAAATAGCTAAACAGGGTATTTTCAATCCGAATGTCGTCCGGAAATTGAGAGAAGGTTTCCTTTCGGGAAAGAAGGAATATGCACTTAAGATATGGTATCTGCTAATGTTCCAAATGTGGTACGAAAAATGGATGAATTAA
- a CDS encoding DUF1328 family protein, which produces MLRWTVIFLIVAIIAGILGFGGIAAGAAGIAKILFFVFLVLFVLSLLSRGVGRS; this is translated from the coding sequence ATGCTTAGATGGACCGTAATATTTCTGATCGTTGCTATTATAGCCGGTATTCTTGGATTCGGCGGAATAGCTGCAGGTGCTGCCGGAATTGCTAAAATTCTCTTCTTCGTATTCCTTGTACTTTTTGTATTAAGCTTATTAAGCCGCGGAGTCGGGCGATCCTGA
- the guaA gene encoding glutamine-hydrolyzing GMP synthase encodes MTEQILILDFGSQYTQLIARRVRELNVYCEIHPFNNYPDLTPNIKGVILSGSPCSVRDADSPRIDLNQFRKIVPVLGVCYGAQMLAQELGGDVKPSQHREYGRARLEIDDNDSSLLAGLSESSQVWMSHGDTIVRAPENFHVIASTESVKVAAFKIEDELTYGIQFHPEVTHTTEGKKLMYNFVTKICGCKQDWTSESFVEQTVSQLRKKLGNDKVVMALSGGVDSTVAATLVHQAIGANLYCIFVDNGLLRKDEFAEVLHSYQDMGLNIKGVDSKSHFYQSLSGLSEPESKRKAIGKSFIDIFDQEAHLIEDVKWLGQGTIYPDVIESVSIKGPSATIKSHHNVGGLPDFMKLKVVEPLNTLFKDEVRAVGRTLGIDEKILGRHPFPGPGLAIRILGEITPEKVAILQEVDAIFIGGLRKWDLYKDVWQAGAMLLPVQSVGVMGDERTYESVVALRAVTSIDGMTADWAHLPYEFLAEVSNDIINRVKGVNRVVYDISSKPPATIEWE; translated from the coding sequence ATGACTGAACAAATTCTGATTTTAGATTTTGGTTCACAGTATACTCAGTTAATCGCGCGACGTGTTCGTGAGCTAAATGTTTATTGTGAAATCCACCCATTCAACAATTACCCCGATCTAACTCCAAATATCAAAGGTGTCATTCTCTCCGGAAGCCCTTGTTCCGTTCGGGACGCAGATTCTCCAAGAATAGATCTTAACCAGTTTCGCAAAATTGTTCCGGTTTTAGGTGTTTGTTACGGCGCGCAAATGCTTGCGCAGGAACTTGGCGGCGATGTGAAGCCTTCGCAACACCGGGAATACGGTCGTGCCCGGCTCGAAATTGACGATAACGATTCTTCTTTGCTGGCCGGTTTGTCCGAATCTTCGCAGGTTTGGATGTCACACGGCGATACCATCGTCCGCGCACCTGAAAATTTCCATGTGATCGCTTCTACCGAATCGGTTAAAGTGGCCGCGTTTAAGATCGAAGACGAACTTACATACGGCATCCAGTTTCACCCGGAAGTAACACATACTACGGAAGGTAAGAAGCTGATGTACAATTTTGTAACCAAAATTTGCGGCTGCAAACAGGACTGGACCTCGGAGTCTTTTGTGGAACAGACTGTAAGCCAGCTCCGTAAAAAGCTTGGCAATGATAAAGTTGTTATGGCGCTTTCGGGTGGGGTTGACTCCACCGTTGCGGCCACGCTTGTACACCAGGCAATCGGTGCAAATTTGTATTGTATTTTCGTTGATAACGGGTTGCTAAGAAAAGACGAGTTCGCCGAAGTACTGCACTCTTATCAGGATATGGGGTTGAATATCAAAGGTGTAGACTCGAAATCGCACTTTTATCAATCGCTTTCAGGTTTATCGGAGCCCGAATCCAAACGAAAGGCGATCGGAAAATCGTTTATTGATATTTTCGATCAGGAAGCACATTTGATCGAGGATGTGAAGTGGTTGGGCCAGGGTACCATTTATCCCGACGTCATCGAATCGGTTTCTATCAAAGGCCCTTCGGCGACTATCAAATCGCACCACAATGTGGGCGGACTACCTGATTTTATGAAATTGAAGGTGGTTGAGCCGCTGAATACTTTGTTCAAAGACGAAGTGAGGGCAGTGGGCCGTACATTAGGTATTGATGAAAAAATTCTTGGCCGTCACCCGTTCCCGGGCCCTGGGCTTGCAATCCGTATTCTCGGAGAGATTACACCTGAAAAAGTGGCAATACTTCAGGAAGTCGACGCTATTTTTATCGGAGGACTTCGGAAGTGGGATCTTTACAAGGATGTTTGGCAGGCCGGCGCGATGCTTCTGCCTGTGCAAAGTGTAGGTGTAATGGGGGATGAAAGAACCTACGAAAGCGTAGTCGCACTTCGCGCAGTAACTTCGATCGACGGTATGACCGCTGATTGGGCACATTTACCTTACGAATTCCTTGCGGAGGTTTCGAATGATATTATTAATCGTGTAAAAGGAGTTAACCGGGTCGTCTATGATATTTCGTCAAAGCCGCCGGCTACTATTGAATGGGAATAG